The Sphingorhabdus lutea genome segment CCAAGTCTGTATCGCTTATCCCACCACCACTAATGGCTGGTCAAATTCAACCGGCTGGCCATTATCGACCAAAATTTCTTTCACTGTCCCTGCGGCGGTGGCGGTAATGGGGTTCATCACCTTCATCGCCTCTACAATCAATAAAGTATCACCAATCGATATTTTATCACCAACATTGATAAACGGCGCTGCGCCCGGTTCGGCGGACAGATATGCTGTGCCAACCATGGGTGATTTTACTGCATTTGCATGGTCATTGGCGGGGGCTGCGGCCGGTGCATCGGCGACGGGTGCTGGCGTAGCGGGCGCTGCGGCAGGGGCCATCATGTGCATTTGCGGTGCAGCCTGCATCACGCCGCCGCCGCGTGACACGCGGATTTTGCGGTCACCATCTTCGACCTCAATTTCGGTTAATCCCGTTTCGGCCAGCATTTCGGCCAGTTCACGGACGATTTTTGTGTCAACCTGCATCGAACCGCTATTTTCTTTACCGCGATCATTTTTGCTGGACATATGTTGCTCCTTGGCGAATTTTATATGTTAAGTTGAAATTATATTAAATTATTCATGTTGCTTTAGTCACA includes the following:
- the accB gene encoding acetyl-CoA carboxylase biotin carboxyl carrier protein, with product MSSKNDRGKENSGSMQVDTKIVRELAEMLAETGLTEIEVEDGDRKIRVSRGGGVMQAAPQMHMMAPAAAPATPAPVADAPAAAPANDHANAVKSPMVGTAYLSAEPGAAPFINVGDKISIGDTLLIVEAMKVMNPITATAAGTVKEILVDNGQPVEFDQPLVVVG